One window from the genome of Amycolatopsis sp. NBC_01480 encodes:
- a CDS encoding cytochrome P450, whose product MDELTKATLRFIGDPKSQPVGDNGLFARLAQEKPVIHAGSVWIVSRHDLVSRIARHPAGALRMPDEWSATRHLDEATSRVLDGLLPIQPPADHQRLRRLVAGQFSAKSVAGLRGAVQEIVAELLTEPLRHGECEFVGDVCGPLPVYTTAALLGLPPADRHQVLGWASAINSAVVNEVTGRLGGRYGEPGSAAATGLAEVVGYINDLAARRGDGTDLISRLARASSEEDGRLTHDELVSMVLMLFMTGIDTVGSALANVVLALRKHPDAWRRVVADPTLAAAAYVEGIRLHPPLPLMSRIAEDDLDLDGVTIPRGSTVLLMYGAANLDPAVFTRPLEFDLDRTESRHLAFGHGPHYCLGASLAVLQGETVLAALAAYAPDFRLADQDIRRRDEMAFHSPASLRLLLPETVAAPRVPAVAASAGSCPFGAGGHS is encoded by the coding sequence ATGGACGAGCTGACGAAGGCGACGCTGCGGTTCATCGGCGATCCGAAGTCGCAGCCGGTGGGGGACAACGGGTTGTTCGCGCGGCTGGCGCAGGAGAAGCCGGTGATCCACGCGGGCAGCGTGTGGATCGTTTCGCGGCACGACCTGGTGAGCCGGATCGCCCGGCACCCCGCGGGCGCGCTGCGGATGCCGGACGAGTGGTCCGCGACGCGGCACCTGGACGAGGCGACCAGCCGGGTGCTCGACGGCCTGCTGCCGATCCAGCCGCCCGCCGACCACCAGCGGCTGCGGCGGCTCGTGGCCGGGCAGTTCAGCGCCAAGTCCGTGGCCGGGTTGCGGGGAGCGGTCCAGGAGATCGTCGCCGAGCTGCTCACGGAACCCTTGCGTCACGGCGAATGCGAGTTCGTCGGTGACGTGTGCGGCCCGTTGCCGGTGTACACCACGGCCGCGTTGCTGGGGCTGCCGCCCGCCGACCGGCACCAGGTGCTGGGCTGGGCGAGCGCGATCAACAGCGCGGTGGTGAACGAGGTGACCGGACGGCTCGGCGGACGCTACGGCGAGCCGGGCTCGGCCGCCGCGACCGGCCTCGCCGAAGTGGTGGGCTACATCAACGACCTCGCCGCCCGTCGCGGCGACGGCACCGACCTGATCTCCCGGCTCGCGCGCGCTTCGTCCGAAGAGGACGGACGGCTCACGCACGACGAGCTGGTCTCGATGGTCCTGATGCTCTTCATGACGGGCATCGACACCGTGGGCAGCGCGCTCGCGAACGTCGTGCTCGCGCTGCGCAAGCACCCGGACGCCTGGCGGCGCGTGGTCGCCGATCCCACGCTGGCGGCCGCCGCATATGTGGAGGGCATCCGCCTGCACCCGCCGTTGCCACTGATGAGCCGCATCGCGGAGGACGACCTCGACCTCGACGGCGTGACCATCCCGCGCGGCAGCACGGTGTTGCTGATGTACGGCGCGGCGAACCTCGACCCGGCGGTGTTCACGCGCCCGCTGGAGTTCGACCTGGACCGCACGGAGTCGCGGCACCTCGCGTTCGGCCACGGTCCGCACTACTGCCTCGGCGCCAGCCTGGCCGTGCTGCAGGGTGAAACCGTGCTGGCGGCGCTGGCCGCCTACGCGCCGGACTTCCGGCTGGCCGACCAGGACATCCGCCGTCGTGACGAGATGGCGTTCCACAGCCCGGCGTCGCTGCGGCTGCTGCTGCCCGAGACCGTTGCGGCGCCTAGGGTTCCGGCTGTCGCGGCTTCGGCCGGGTCCTGCCCGTTCGGGGCGGGTGGCCACTCGTGA
- a CDS encoding ATP-binding cassette domain-containing protein, translating to MTTVDREPTATDSWPACREALRPLFGEVADVPSGPDPVKVAAEAVGWRAVRVAPGSTVAGTALVLDAAGRAVLLRSGRHPEPADVRAVWHLSAKDVGRPRVPVAVVVTGLLAALISCGSSVLAVRYGWLAPALAVVPIILLLGLRDRLATDAQHRLQATLEPSLWGLLLDPARTGLRATEPELRAAGTTVVSRLRTLVAAAALDALLVTAMVAAAFFALLTIGAGTAWAVLAVAVAGLVVLARSARGPAADLTGDGLDRLLTGIDEIHLYAAERRMLARLLPERTAARPEPRSAALAAAIPLLLLATVLGTAHADDLLAACAVLAQLVLVLGRSDNTVRSVFAVGGEAVRGIRALLTAAKTTEEPDLVPLGSGTATNTPAAELVPGEFVVITGPSGSGKTTLLDRLSAADRDGTGYLRQDADLPRGTVRTVVLGRSAATDEQAWDALRKAGLADVLRDLPMGLSTVVSGGAGGFSASQLKLLQLARAFARRPRVLLLDEPPDVVADALRRLEGVTRVVVSRSSLFLDVADRVLVLGHSAPPNSAPPNDVPTNTETRWGSS from the coding sequence ATGACCACCGTGGACCGTGAACCGACTGCCACGGACTCGTGGCCCGCTTGCCGTGAGGCGCTGCGGCCGTTGTTCGGCGAGGTGGCAGACGTGCCGAGCGGTCCCGATCCGGTGAAGGTGGCGGCCGAGGCGGTCGGCTGGCGGGCGGTGCGGGTTGCGCCCGGCAGCACCGTGGCCGGGACCGCGTTGGTGCTCGATGCTGCCGGCCGGGCCGTCCTGCTGCGGTCCGGCCGGCATCCGGAGCCGGCGGACGTCCGGGCGGTCTGGCACCTGTCCGCGAAGGATGTCGGCAGGCCCCGCGTTCCGGTCGCGGTGGTGGTTACCGGGTTGCTGGCCGCGCTGATCAGCTGTGGCTCCTCGGTGCTGGCGGTGCGGTACGGCTGGCTGGCGCCCGCGTTGGCCGTGGTGCCGATCATTCTGCTGCTGGGCCTGCGTGACCGGCTCGCCACCGACGCCCAGCATCGGCTGCAGGCGACGCTGGAACCCTCGCTCTGGGGTCTGCTGCTCGACCCGGCCCGGACCGGATTGCGTGCCACGGAGCCAGAACTGCGCGCGGCCGGGACCACCGTGGTTTCCCGGCTGCGCACGCTCGTAGCCGCCGCGGCGCTCGACGCGCTGCTCGTGACGGCCATGGTCGCAGCGGCCTTCTTCGCGTTGCTGACCATCGGTGCCGGGACGGCTTGGGCGGTGCTCGCGGTCGCCGTCGCCGGGCTTGTGGTGCTGGCCCGGTCGGCTCGGGGCCCGGCCGCGGACCTGACCGGGGACGGGCTCGACCGGCTCCTCACCGGAATCGACGAGATCCACCTCTACGCCGCCGAACGCCGGATGCTCGCCCGGCTCCTCCCGGAACGCACCGCCGCCAGGCCCGAACCGCGGTCGGCCGCGCTCGCGGCGGCGATCCCCTTGCTCTTGCTCGCCACCGTTCTCGGGACCGCGCACGCGGATGACCTCCTGGCCGCGTGCGCGGTCCTGGCCCAGCTCGTGCTGGTGCTGGGCCGCTCGGACAACACGGTCCGCTCGGTGTTCGCCGTCGGCGGGGAAGCCGTCCGGGGCATCCGCGCCTTGCTGACCGCGGCGAAGACCACTGAGGAACCCGATTTGGTCCCGCTCGGGTCCGGCACAGCGACCAATACACCCGCCGCGGAGCTGGTCCCGGGTGAGTTCGTCGTCATCACCGGCCCCTCCGGTTCCGGCAAGACCACTCTCCTCGACCGGCTCAGCGCAGCCGACCGCGACGGGACCGGTTACCTCCGGCAGGACGCCGACCTCCCGCGCGGCACCGTCCGCACCGTGGTGCTCGGCCGTTCCGCAGCCACCGACGAGCAAGCCTGGGACGCGCTCCGGAAAGCCGGCCTGGCCGACGTGCTCCGCGACCTTCCCATGGGTCTGTCCACTGTGGTCAGTGGCGGCGCCGGCGGGTTCTCCGCGAGCCAGCTCAAGCTCCTGCAACTCGCCCGGGCGTTCGCGCGCCGGCCGCGGGTGCTGCTGCTCGACGAGCCACCGGACGTGGTCGCCGACGCACTGCGCAGGCTGGAGGGCGTGACCAGGGTCGTCGTCAGCCGGTCCTCCCTGTTCCTCGACGTCGCCGACCGGGTGCTCGTGCTCGGCCACAGCGCGCCACCAAACAGCGCGCCACCCAACGACGTGCCAACGAACACCGAAACCCGCTGGGGGAGTTCATGA
- a CDS encoding MazG family protein — protein sequence MTGSVVVVARGATLPAAAVPLLRTAAAVYAGSDVDAAAFGLPPVTEAPSLRDIVLVVGSLAEPTAVALTKSGARVLQAPADPLVEAVLVMDRLRSPGGCPWDGVQTHDSMRKYLVEETYELLEAIEENDRAALREELGDVLLQVLFHARVAAEDPHDPFTIDDVAGELVAKLVGRHPNVFGDAGQVATAEHQELKWEELKQAEKQRKSIVDGVALGQPAAALAGKLGQRSGRAGVPLDLFPGGADAASQLFRTAATARRAGIDPEGDLRAVAKQFARDIRAAEDAARAEGVEPATLEADGWRKFWPSA from the coding sequence GTGACCGGCTCTGTTGTCGTAGTCGCCCGAGGGGCGACGCTCCCGGCCGCCGCGGTTCCGCTCTTGCGCACCGCGGCGGCGGTGTACGCGGGGTCGGACGTGGACGCCGCCGCGTTCGGCCTGCCGCCGGTCACCGAAGCGCCGTCCCTGCGCGACATCGTGCTCGTGGTCGGCTCCCTCGCCGAGCCGACGGCCGTCGCTTTGACCAAGTCCGGAGCGCGAGTGCTCCAGGCACCGGCCGATCCGCTTGTCGAGGCCGTGCTGGTGATGGACCGGCTGCGCTCGCCCGGTGGCTGCCCGTGGGACGGGGTGCAGACGCACGATTCGATGCGCAAGTACCTGGTCGAGGAGACCTACGAGCTGCTCGAGGCCATCGAGGAGAACGACCGCGCGGCCCTGCGCGAAGAACTCGGCGACGTGCTGTTGCAGGTGCTCTTCCACGCGCGGGTGGCCGCCGAAGACCCGCATGACCCGTTCACGATCGACGACGTGGCGGGCGAGCTCGTCGCCAAGCTCGTCGGCCGTCACCCCAACGTCTTCGGCGACGCCGGCCAGGTGGCCACGGCCGAGCACCAGGAGCTGAAGTGGGAAGAGCTCAAGCAGGCCGAGAAACAGCGTAAGTCCATTGTGGACGGCGTGGCGCTCGGCCAGCCCGCGGCCGCGCTCGCCGGGAAGCTCGGCCAGCGCAGCGGCCGCGCCGGCGTCCCGCTGGACCTGTTCCCCGGCGGCGCCGACGCCGCGTCCCAGCTCTTCCGCACGGCGGCCACGGCGCGCCGCGCGGGCATCGACCCCGAGGGTGATCTGCGGGCGGTCGCGAAGCAGTTCGCGCGCGACATCCGCGCCGCCGAGGACGCCGCTCGCGCCGAGGGCGTCGAGCCCGCCACGCTCGAAGCCGATGGCTGGCGCAAGTTCTGGCCGTCGGCCTGA
- a CDS encoding ATP-binding cassette domain-containing protein: MRSGATPVIGQVEEADCGPACLGILLAHRGTPVPAAQLRAECGVSRDGTTAADLLRVGAGHGLTGRGLRIREGDPFPALRALPLPAIVLLHGNHFAVLETVDAGALVNDPARGRDRRTSAQFRAEFSGIVLTFTSAAPAATAASPRRSTLRTCARWLAEVRGRVTAAAAAGLGLGLVTSVAALLVDGVVAGRLSSGVAVAALIVAALAAAALAYGQRWLAGEVHDVVAGRRKRAVLGKLLTVPASFLGRRSNAALGAQVRFAETSAVLLAHRVVPLLASAAFLVPVAVVLGWLSWPALLIGVVGAGLAAVLRAIGQRRSAVSRRLFVGELTRRNGIARAAFARLDAVHAEQSEPDLFAEFAEIQGEELAARRRAADRARAWTSVATGVELAAVAGAVGQAAALVALAPFLINARAVLEHLGGLPELIARTNVLDDLDEAAPHPRFAAEAGSCGSTMDGQVDLVDVGFGYSPRRPVLRGVTVSVPAGGRLMVTGAGKSTLLRLLAGALEPTEGEIRLGGRTHGEIPRATLRDGVGYLPQVPWLFPGTVHENLTLSDDDITDAQVSRALDDAGLADLITGRGGARTAWIAAGGRNFSGGERRRLALARALLRDPSILLLDEPDLIGDPRLERSLARRGATLVIACGSVPSALDTRWQVLELGPVTS; encoded by the coding sequence GTGAGGTCCGGCGCGACGCCCGTCATCGGGCAGGTGGAGGAGGCCGACTGCGGTCCCGCCTGCCTGGGCATCCTGCTCGCGCACCGCGGCACGCCGGTCCCCGCCGCGCAGCTGCGGGCGGAATGCGGCGTCTCGCGCGACGGCACCACGGCGGCCGACCTGCTCCGGGTCGGGGCCGGCCACGGGCTCACCGGACGCGGCCTGCGAATTCGTGAGGGCGACCCGTTTCCCGCGTTACGGGCGCTGCCACTGCCGGCCATCGTTCTGTTGCACGGCAACCACTTTGCGGTTCTCGAAACGGTTGACGCCGGCGCCCTGGTCAACGATCCTGCCCGCGGCCGGGATCGGCGCACCAGTGCCCAGTTCCGGGCCGAGTTCAGTGGCATCGTGCTGACTTTCACCTCTGCCGCGCCCGCTGCGACGGCCGCGTCACCGCGCCGGTCGACCCTGCGGACCTGCGCGCGGTGGCTCGCCGAGGTCCGGGGTCGCGTAACCGCGGCGGCCGCCGCCGGTCTCGGCCTCGGCCTGGTGACCAGTGTTGCGGCCCTGCTCGTCGACGGTGTTGTCGCCGGACGGCTGAGTTCCGGCGTCGCCGTGGCCGCGCTGATCGTCGCGGCGCTCGCGGCCGCCGCGCTGGCGTACGGGCAGCGGTGGCTGGCCGGCGAGGTCCACGACGTGGTGGCCGGACGGCGGAAGCGGGCGGTGCTGGGCAAGCTGCTGACGGTGCCCGCGTCGTTCCTCGGCCGTCGTTCGAACGCGGCGCTGGGGGCGCAGGTGCGGTTCGCCGAGACCTCGGCGGTCCTGCTCGCGCACCGGGTGGTGCCGCTGCTGGCCAGTGCGGCGTTCCTGGTGCCGGTGGCCGTGGTGCTCGGGTGGCTTTCCTGGCCGGCCCTGCTGATCGGCGTCGTCGGAGCGGGCCTCGCGGCGGTGCTGCGGGCGATCGGACAGCGTCGTTCGGCGGTGTCGCGGCGGCTGTTCGTCGGGGAGCTGACCCGCCGCAACGGGATCGCGCGCGCCGCGTTCGCCCGGCTCGACGCGGTGCACGCCGAGCAGTCGGAACCGGACCTGTTCGCGGAATTCGCCGAGATCCAGGGCGAAGAGCTGGCCGCGCGCCGCCGCGCCGCGGACCGCGCGCGGGCCTGGACCTCGGTGGCGACGGGCGTGGAACTCGCGGCGGTCGCCGGTGCGGTCGGTCAGGCTGCGGCTCTGGTCGCGCTTGCCCCGTTCCTCATCAACGCCCGTGCGGTGCTGGAACACCTCGGCGGCCTGCCCGAACTGATCGCCCGGACGAACGTGCTGGACGACCTGGACGAAGCCGCCCCGCATCCGCGTTTCGCCGCTGAAGCCGGTTCTTGTGGATCCACAATGGACGGACAAGTCGACCTGGTCGACGTCGGTTTCGGCTACTCGCCCCGCCGCCCGGTGCTGCGCGGGGTCACGGTGAGCGTCCCCGCCGGCGGACGGCTGATGGTGACCGGTGCCGGCAAGTCGACCCTGTTGCGGCTGCTGGCCGGCGCGCTCGAGCCCACTGAGGGCGAGATCCGCCTCGGCGGCCGTACGCATGGCGAGATCCCGCGGGCCACACTGCGTGACGGGGTCGGGTACTTGCCGCAGGTCCCGTGGCTATTCCCCGGCACAGTGCACGAAAACCTCACGCTGTCCGACGACGACATCACCGACGCCCAGGTCAGCCGCGCCCTCGACGACGCGGGTCTCGCTGACCTGATCACCGGTCGTGGTGGCGCCCGCACCGCGTGGATCGCCGCGGGCGGCCGGAATTTCAGCGGCGGTGAACGCCGTCGTCTCGCCCTGGCAAGGGCCTTGCTCCGCGATCCGTCGATCCTGCTGCTCGACGAGCCGGACCTCATTGGGGACCCCCGCCTGGAGCGCTCCCTGGCTCGCCGCGGCGCGACCTTGGTGATCGCCTGTGGTTCTGTGCCGTCTGCTTTGGACACTCGGTGGCAGGTTCTGGAGCTGGGACCGGTCACGTCATGA
- a CDS encoding TOMM precursor leader peptide-binding protein produces MNKVIRFKRYLRAEVVEGDGVYLIAERFGHVRLAGGLMERATPLLAGKHTRAEVVDALAGEFPAARVEAVLDKLVAAGHVAEVDAGADQRAGGFWELHSLDGDAALARVAATPIDVVRFGDVSDEGFAEAAEQAGLTLGSGPSALTVVLVDDYLNPGIADFNLDRLADGRPWLLAKPTGGLLWTGPVFEPGTTACWWCLAARLSSNQMVLNYVKQRNGLIAPPVTSLADLETTRQLGLRLTAVQTAAWLATGEHRPNEHHTEVVTFDTVTMDSRHHRLTRRPQCAACGDRELQSRLHQAPVRLTSRPKAKITDGGHRAKSPEKLLAEFEPLVSPITGPVKQLVKLPSDVEGLHTYQAGQNFAVPMGHVSDLRAGLRSAASGKGMTDVQARASAIGEAVERYSGLYRGDEGRISATYQELGPEQAFQPNELHLFSDAQFRDRAEWNARDSHFQRVCDPFDPAEKIDWTPVWSLTHERTKYFPTASLFFGYPLRAGNRYSGADSNGNAAGTCLEDAIVQGFMELVERDSVALWWYNMLRRPAIDLASFGDPYFDTWQRSYRAANREAWALDLTTDLGIPTVVTVSRRIDKPVEDLLIAFGAHFDIKIAISRAMTEMNQFLPAVIGAKDGAEEYAFPDPEQHRWWRTATLANQPYLRPLDGPARTAADYTDHSTDDLAEDVRLAQRTVERAGLEMLVLDQTRPDIGLPVVKVLVPGLRHFWTRYAPGRLYDVPVRMGWLAEPTAEAALNPTAMFL; encoded by the coding sequence ATGAACAAAGTCATCCGGTTCAAGCGGTACCTGCGTGCCGAGGTCGTCGAGGGCGATGGGGTGTACCTGATCGCCGAGCGGTTCGGGCATGTTCGGCTGGCGGGCGGGCTGATGGAGCGGGCGACGCCGTTGCTCGCGGGCAAGCACACGCGCGCCGAGGTCGTCGACGCGCTGGCGGGGGAGTTCCCGGCCGCGCGGGTCGAGGCGGTGCTGGACAAGCTCGTCGCCGCGGGGCACGTCGCGGAGGTCGACGCCGGGGCCGACCAGCGCGCCGGCGGGTTCTGGGAGCTGCATTCCCTCGACGGTGACGCGGCGCTGGCCCGGGTCGCGGCGACGCCGATCGACGTGGTGCGGTTCGGCGATGTCTCCGACGAGGGGTTCGCCGAGGCGGCCGAGCAGGCCGGGCTCACCCTCGGTTCCGGCCCGTCCGCCCTCACCGTCGTGCTCGTCGACGACTACCTCAACCCCGGCATCGCGGACTTCAACCTCGACCGACTCGCCGACGGCCGCCCCTGGCTGCTCGCCAAGCCCACCGGCGGTCTGCTGTGGACCGGACCGGTGTTCGAACCGGGCACCACGGCCTGCTGGTGGTGCCTGGCCGCGCGGCTGTCTTCGAACCAGATGGTGCTGAACTACGTCAAGCAGCGCAACGGTCTCATCGCCCCGCCGGTGACCTCGCTCGCCGATCTCGAGACCACCCGGCAGCTCGGCCTGAGGCTCACCGCGGTGCAGACAGCAGCATGGCTGGCCACGGGCGAGCATCGTCCGAATGAGCACCACACCGAGGTCGTCACCTTCGACACCGTGACCATGGACAGCCGGCACCACCGCCTCACCCGCCGCCCGCAGTGCGCCGCCTGCGGCGACCGCGAGCTGCAGAGCCGGCTGCACCAGGCGCCGGTGCGGCTGACCAGCCGGCCCAAGGCGAAGATCACCGACGGCGGGCACCGCGCGAAGTCGCCGGAGAAGCTGCTCGCCGAGTTCGAGCCGCTGGTCAGCCCGATCACCGGCCCGGTGAAGCAGCTCGTCAAGCTGCCGTCCGATGTGGAGGGTCTGCACACCTACCAGGCGGGGCAGAACTTCGCCGTGCCGATGGGGCACGTGTCGGACCTGCGGGCCGGCCTGCGCAGCGCCGCGTCCGGCAAGGGCATGACCGACGTGCAGGCCCGGGCGTCGGCGATCGGCGAGGCCGTCGAGCGGTACAGCGGGCTCTACCGCGGTGACGAGGGCCGGATTTCCGCCACCTACCAAGAGCTCGGCCCGGAGCAGGCGTTCCAGCCGAACGAGCTGCACTTGTTCAGCGACGCCCAGTTCCGCGACCGGGCCGAGTGGAACGCACGCGATTCGCACTTCCAGCGGGTCTGCGATCCGTTCGACCCGGCGGAGAAGATCGACTGGACGCCGGTGTGGTCGCTGACGCACGAGCGCACCAAGTACTTCCCCACCGCCAGCCTGTTCTTCGGCTACCCGCTGCGGGCCGGAAACCGTTACAGCGGCGCGGATTCCAACGGCAACGCCGCCGGGACCTGCCTCGAGGACGCGATCGTCCAGGGCTTCATGGAGCTGGTGGAACGCGACAGCGTCGCGCTCTGGTGGTACAACATGCTCCGCCGTCCGGCGATCGACCTGGCCAGTTTCGGCGACCCGTACTTCGACACCTGGCAGCGGAGCTATCGCGCGGCGAACCGCGAGGCGTGGGCGCTCGACCTCACCACCGACCTCGGCATCCCCACCGTGGTCACGGTTTCCCGCCGGATCGACAAGCCGGTGGAGGACCTGCTGATCGCGTTCGGCGCGCACTTCGACATCAAGATCGCCATCTCCCGCGCGATGACGGAGATGAACCAGTTCCTGCCCGCCGTGATCGGCGCGAAGGACGGAGCCGAGGAGTACGCCTTCCCCGACCCGGAGCAGCACCGCTGGTGGCGCACGGCGACGCTGGCGAACCAGCCGTACCTGCGTCCGCTCGACGGGCCGGCGCGCACCGCCGCCGACTACACCGACCACAGCACCGACGACCTGGCCGAGGACGTCCGGCTCGCGCAGCGGACCGTCGAGCGGGCCGGGTTGGAGATGCTGGTGCTCGACCAGACCCGGCCGGACATCGGCCTGCCCGTGGTGAAGGTGCTGGTGCCCGGCCTGCGCCACTTCTGGACGCGGTACGCGCCCGGCCGGCTCTACGACGTGCCCGTGCGGATGGGCTGGCTGGCCGAGCCCACCGCCGAAGCCGCGCTCAACCCGACCGCGATGTTCCTGTGA
- a CDS encoding thiocillin family RiPP — protein MTPENLNTTDLPIEDLTVEELSEVGGAATASTAGTISTPATVGTAACLGG, from the coding sequence ATGACTCCGGAAAACCTGAACACGACCGATCTGCCGATCGAGGACCTGACGGTGGAAGAGCTCTCGGAGGTGGGTGGCGCGGCCACCGCCAGCACCGCCGGCACCATCAGCACCCCGGCCACGGTCGGCACCGCGGCCTGCCTGGGCGGCTGA
- a CDS encoding thiocillin family RiPP — protein MEQNAPIVEDLSIEELNDVAAADCAGTASTASTPVSTAACIGCASV, from the coding sequence ATGGAGCAGAACGCTCCGATCGTGGAAGACCTGTCCATCGAGGAGCTCAACGACGTGGCGGCGGCCGACTGTGCCGGCACCGCCTCGACCGCGAGCACGCCGGTCAGCACCGCGGCCTGCATCGGCTGCGCCAGCGTCTGA